The genomic DNA ATTTCTATTTCGGGATGAAAATGAAGAGGCATTTCGTCTTTCGGGTACAAGCTGGAATAATCGTAGCGTAATGAGGCACAACTATCTTTTTTGATTTGTTCGAATTTTAGTTTCTCATGCATGTCGGATGAACTTTCTGATAAAACACAGTAAAATTAGACAATAATTGCATAATCTGCGACAATTACACTTAATAATTTTGTTGTTTCTTTGCGGCCGGAAAAACAGAAAGATTGAATTAGGTTATGAAGAAAGGTTTGTATGCATTGTCTTTTGGCACATTTGGGTTGGGGATTGCAGAGTTTATTATGATGAGTATCTTGCCGGATGTGGCGGCAGGATTTGATATTTCCTTATCCGAAGCCGGTCATCTTATTTCGGCTTATGCGTTGGGTGTATGTGTGGGAGCGCCGTTGGTAGTGGTGGTGGCCAGGAGTTGGCCGCTACGTACGATCTTGCTTGCTTTGGTTGGGCTTTTTGTTGCCGGGAATCTGCTTATGGCTCTGTCGGCCGATTATTGGATGGGGTTGTGTGCCCGGTTTGTATCGGGGTTGCCGCATGGGGCTTATTTCGGAGTCGGTTCGATTGTTGCCAGCCGTTTGGCGGAGAAAGGGAAAAGCACTTCTGCTGTAGCTATTATGATTATGGGGATGACGATTGCCAATTTGTTCGGTGTCCCGGCCGGGAATTTCCTGGGGCACTTTCTGTCCTGGCGTTTGGTTTTTGTGATTGCAGCGTTGTGGGGTGGCGTAACGATTTGGTTTATCCGGAGGTGGGTTCCTGTTTTGCCCGCCCTGCCGGCGACGAATCTGAAAGGGCAGTTTCGTTTTTTGAGAAGGCCGGAACCGTGGATGCTGATTGCTGCTACCATGTTAGGAAACGGGGGAGCTTTTTGCTGGTATAGCTATGTCAATCCGTTAATGACGGAGGTGTCCGGTTTCAGTGTCGGGACAATGCCTGTATTGATGTTGCTGGCGGGTGCGAGCATGTGTGTCGGTAACTATTTGGGAGGGCATTTGTCTGATCGTTTTACACCTGGTATCGTAGCGATGTCCATGCAGTTTCTGATGTTTGCATCACTTCTGCTGATTTATTTTTTTGCTTCGTACGGCTTTTTGTCCGCTTTGCTGATGTGCGTTTGTACTGGTTGCCTGTTTGCAGTTTCTTCGTAAGTATTCGATAAACTCCCTCGTATATTGGGTAACGTATGTTCATAATGTCGTTTATTCATTTTATCGTTCTATGATTTATTGTTACATCAATTCAACCCAAAGATGTGCGGGTTCTATAGTAATTGATATTATCCCTACTAATGGAGCGGATAAAAGGAAGTTTTTCCCCTTTGCCCCTTATTTTCCTGTGACAAATGTGATAAAGCGATATTTTTATCCCTACTTTCCCGCCATAATTGGTATAAAAGGGTATTCTTTCCCTTATTTTCCCTATTTATCGGGGATAATGAAGATAAAAACGGCACTTTATTCCCTATTTTCCCGTCTTGATTGGCATAAAACGGTAGTTTTCCCGTGTTTAGGCGAGATTTACGAAGGTATCAGGAGTCTTTCTTGGGAGATTCCGGTGACGTAACGGATAATATCTTGCCCTTGGATAACAGATTGTCAGGTAACAATTCGGCCAGATCCATCGAGTAGTCATCGTCATAATCATGTATATGTTCAAGGAAGTAGATCAGCCACGTGCGGAAGTCAGCCCCGGCAGCCTTGCAGCAGCCGAAGAACGAGTAGAGCACCGCCGCATCTTCAGCGGCATCATTATTGCCACAGAACAGGTAATTACGTCTGCCGCACGCGACAGGCCGCACTTTATTTTCTATCTCGTTATTATCCGGTCTGTAACGACCGTCCAGATGGTACCTGGAGAGTTTGTCGAACCTTCCGTATGTATATTTTATGGCTTTTCCGATCGGACTGTCTTTCATTACTTTGGGATATTCATTGACCAGCCATTTCTCGAAGCGCACAAGTATGGGATATGCAAGACGTGCCCTAAGTTCAGCCCTCTGTTCGTAAGTCAGGCGTTCATCGTCAGCCTTACGCTCCACGTCATAAAGCAACTGTATCTGTGCGAGCGCATAGTCGGCACGCTGCATGTCATTCTTTCTTGCCTCCCAAAAATGTCTGCGTGCATGGGCCCAACAGCCAAGAAGGATAATACCTTTCTTGGCGTCCAGCATCTCGTACCTTTCGTATCCGTCCGTCTGTATGGCTCCCCGGAACTTGCCGAAGAGTTTCAGCACCACCTTTCCACTTCGGGAACCCTTGTCATAGTAAAAGAACTGACGTCCGGTCATGACACTGCGCACAAGCCAGATATAACCTTTGACCGTCTTGTGTCTCTCGTCATTCATCACGGGGATTGTCGTTTCATCCGACTGTATGTAGTCAGTCTGCATCACCAGCTCCCATAATCGGAAGTAAAGGGGCCTTAGCAAATCCGCCACATCCTTGAACCAGTCGTTGACCGTTGACGCGGGGAGATGTACCCCCACACGTTTGAACTGTTCCAGTTGCCTGTGGAACGGTATGTGATCCACATATTTCCC from Parabacteroides merdae ATCC 43184 includes the following:
- a CDS encoding IS66-like element ISBf10 family transposase, which gives rise to MPTDKELLIKDLMHKCDCLYRENSRLKEMVSTQPLKAADKEVYEALLSDKDAIIAQKEAKINSLEQRVSYLERQLYGKKAEKFIKPDAQDRWLDFEGFDMLPQEAEAAEEAEKELKATREAIIARKKAGKQHPARKSLPENLEREVVHIYPEGYNPEEWTLLPGEEVTEILMHEPEKFYIRRIVRHTAKRKGTNEFKTGPLPVMPIAKSYASASLLADMMIGKYVDHIPFHRQLEQFKRVGVHLPASTVNDWFKDVADLLRPLYFRLWELVMQTDYIQSDETTIPVMNDERHKTVKGYIWLVRSVMTGRQFFYYDKGSRSGKVVLKLFGKFRGAIQTDGYERYEMLDAKKGIILLGCWAHARRHFWEARKNDMQRADYALAQIQLLYDVERKADDERLTYEQRAELRARLAYPILVRFEKWLVNEYPKVMKDSPIGKAIKYTYGRFDKLSRYHLDGRYRPDNNEIENKVRPVACGRRNYLFCGNNDAAEDAAVLYSFFGCCKAAGADFRTWLIYFLEHIHDYDDDYSMDLAELLPDNLLSKGKILSVTSPESPKKDS